The following are from one region of the Alkalimarinus sediminis genome:
- the fabV gene encoding enoyl-ACP reductase FabV, which yields MVIKPKVKGFICVNAHPGGCSAYVDQQVEYAAKQSINGPKRALVIGASSGYGLASRIALAMASGADTVGVHFDREPTERKTAGAGWYNNQRFEKLAKEKGLIAESLNVDAFQDDAKQTVIETIKQTIKQVDLVVYSVAAPRRYVAHEDKWYSSVLKPIGAPFEGKTIDTDKGEIKTVELQEANQDEIDATVKVMGGEDWLQWIEQLHNAGVLADGCKTIAYTYIGDQLTWPIYGDATIGQAKKDLDKTVARINTLLQHDGSRSSKSQTAGNSAYIGVLKALVTQSSAAIPVMPLYISLLYQVMKEQGTHEGCIEQICRILTTGLYGDNCQIDSAGRLRVDEYELAEEVQSEVKRRWERISNENLRQLSDFDGYKSDFLKLFGFGFQDIDYEVNIDTALSE from the coding sequence ATGGTTATTAAGCCTAAAGTGAAAGGTTTTATCTGCGTTAACGCTCACCCTGGTGGTTGTAGCGCATATGTAGACCAACAAGTTGAGTATGCTGCTAAGCAGTCGATTAATGGTCCTAAACGGGCGTTAGTTATTGGAGCGTCATCAGGTTATGGGCTAGCCTCACGGATTGCACTTGCGATGGCGAGTGGGGCTGATACTGTTGGTGTACATTTTGATAGAGAGCCCACTGAGCGCAAAACAGCAGGCGCCGGCTGGTATAACAACCAACGATTTGAAAAACTGGCAAAAGAGAAAGGTCTGATAGCAGAAAGTTTGAATGTAGATGCCTTTCAAGATGACGCTAAACAAACGGTGATTGAAACCATCAAACAGACCATTAAGCAGGTTGATCTGGTTGTCTATAGCGTCGCAGCTCCAAGGCGTTATGTCGCACATGAAGATAAATGGTATAGTTCTGTCTTAAAGCCAATCGGAGCCCCCTTTGAGGGCAAAACGATCGACACCGATAAAGGTGAGATTAAAACGGTTGAGCTTCAAGAGGCTAACCAAGATGAAATTGATGCCACCGTAAAGGTTATGGGTGGAGAAGACTGGTTACAATGGATAGAGCAGCTACATAACGCAGGTGTACTAGCGGATGGCTGTAAAACAATTGCCTATACTTATATCGGTGATCAACTTACCTGGCCAATATATGGTGATGCTACCATTGGACAGGCAAAGAAAGACCTTGATAAAACCGTTGCTAGAATTAATACTCTGTTGCAACACGACGGAAGCCGATCGTCAAAAAGCCAGACGGCCGGCAATAGCGCGTATATTGGCGTACTGAAAGCACTCGTTACGCAGTCTAGTGCCGCGATACCGGTAATGCCGCTGTATATTTCGTTGCTTTATCAAGTCATGAAAGAGCAAGGCACCCATGAGGGGTGTATAGAGCAGATTTGCAGAATTTTAACCACGGGTCTCTATGGAGATAACTGCCAAATAGATAGTGCTGGACGTTTAAGAGTCGACGAATATGAGCTAGCTGAAGAGGTTCAATCTGAGGTGAAGCGTCGATGGGAGCGTATCAGCAATGAAAACCTACGACAGCTTTCAGACTTTGATGGCTATAAAAGTGACTTTTTAAAGCTGTTTGGGTTTGGTTTTCAGGATATCGATTATGAGGTGAACATAGACACTGCGTTGTCGGAGTGA